The following are encoded in a window of Candidatus Bathyarchaeota archaeon genomic DNA:
- the rsmA gene encoding 16S rRNA (adenine(1518)-N(6)/adenine(1519)-N(6))-dimethyltransferase RsmA: protein MSAKIYAKKKLGQHFLLNQRIMYEIVDYANIKNNDTILEVGAGTGNLTSVIKDKAGEVIAVEKDSLLVELLKNKFQSVKNIHIIEGDILDIELPYFNKVVSTPPYNISSKLIFLLLNTDYEVIVLALQKDFAERLVAKPGTKDYGRLTVMVECKANVELLGSISKNDFHPKPKVDSAIVRIIPKKKPEDVLELESFKEFVQILFSQRRRKLRKVIIHYLKIKSYENVELIITNINIIDKRVYQLSVDEFKHLFMDITKQIKKIDKKT from the coding sequence TTGAGTGCAAAAATATATGCTAAGAAGAAACTTGGTCAGCATTTCTTATTAAATCAGAGAATTATGTACGAAATTGTCGATTATGCAAATATCAAGAATAATGATACAATATTAGAGGTGGGAGCTGGTACCGGAAATTTAACATCTGTCATTAAAGATAAAGCCGGTGAAGTTATAGCAGTCGAGAAAGACAGTCTCTTAGTCGAACTATTAAAGAATAAGTTTCAAAGCGTGAAAAATATACATATTATCGAAGGTGATATTCTAGATATAGAGTTGCCTTATTTCAACAAGGTTGTTTCTACACCGCCCTATAATATCTCTTCAAAATTGATTTTTCTATTACTTAATACGGATTACGAGGTCATAGTCCTCGCTTTGCAGAAAGATTTCGCTGAGAGATTAGTTGCCAAACCGGGCACCAAGGATTACGGGAGATTAACTGTAATGGTTGAATGCAAGGCCAATGTCGAATTATTAGGATCTATTTCAAAAAATGATTTCCATCCCAAGCCAAAGGTCGATTCAGCTATAGTAAGAATAATTCCGAAGAAAAAACCAGAAGATGTATTAGAACTTGAATCATTTAAGGAATTTGTCCAAATTCTTTTTTCACAAAGGAGAAGGAAATTACGCAAAGTGATTATACATTATCTTAAGATAAAATCATATGAAAATGTTGAACTGATAATCACAAATATTAATATTATTGATAAAAGAGTCTATCAATTGTCAGTGGATGAATTCAAGCATCTATTTATGGATATTACGAAACAA
- a CDS encoding DUF655 domain-containing protein, whose protein sequence is MIDSVNRRNYQNSFNSIDKERSKRFFEEFAYVLDYLPHGRQSARFVTGPIVQVVGEAYFTLLEVELKTGTTVSTNERTYIGKGKREKVNRIVGRINFEGLTESAKVELSSVLEELIANREKVFIDFFNNTQAVTPRMHSLELLPGVGKKLMWQILDEREKRLFDSFSDLQERTGLADVIKVISKRIVEELSEESKYQLFTRMS, encoded by the coding sequence TTGATTGATTCAGTTAATAGAAGAAATTATCAAAATTCATTCAACTCAATCGACAAGGAAAGATCTAAACGTTTTTTTGAGGAGTTCGCCTACGTTCTTGATTACCTTCCCCACGGAAGACAAAGTGCGCGCTTTGTAACTGGACCAATAGTCCAGGTAGTAGGAGAAGCATATTTTACATTACTTGAAGTTGAGCTAAAAACAGGAACTACGGTATCAACTAACGAAAGAACATACATAGGAAAAGGCAAAAGGGAAAAGGTTAATCGGATTGTGGGAAGGATAAATTTTGAGGGCTTGACTGAGTCAGCAAAGGTTGAACTATCTTCTGTTTTAGAGGAATTAATAGCTAATAGGGAGAAAGTTTTTATCGATTTTTTCAATAATACTCAAGCAGTTACCCCCAGAATGCATTCTTTAGAACTATTACCTGGGGTTGGAAAGAAGTTAATGTGGCAAATTTTGGATGAAAGAGAAAAAAGGTTATTCGATAGTTTTAGCGACTTGCAAGAAAGAACAGGTTTAGCTGACGTGATCAAAGTTATTTCCAAAAGAATTGTCGAAGAACTCTCAGAAGAGTCAAAATATCAATTATTTACCAGAATGTCTTAA
- a CDS encoding RNA polymerase Rpb4 family protein: MPKKVLKEEQLTTPETKEILDKIDEESLGEFQRRVLDFSKKFSKMSGKNSKKLMKKLIKDLELSEIEAIQIINAMPESPEEVRSILAVKGRTFQTGFFEEILKLLAKFRK; this comes from the coding sequence ATGCCAAAGAAAGTTCTCAAAGAAGAACAACTCACAACACCTGAGACCAAGGAAATTCTTGATAAGATTGACGAGGAGAGTTTAGGTGAATTTCAAAGAAGGGTTCTCGATTTTTCTAAAAAATTTTCTAAAATGAGTGGGAAAAATTCTAAAAAATTAATGAAGAAATTAATCAAAGATTTAGAGCTATCCGAAATTGAGGCTATTCAAATAATTAATGCCATGCCTGAATCACCAGAGGAAGTTCGTTCAATATTGGCAGTTAAAGGGAGAACTTTTCAAACAGGCTTTTTTGAAGAGATTTTGAAATTATTAGCTAAATTTAGGAAATAA
- a CDS encoding 50S ribosomal protein L21e, with product MRKSKGLRQGTRRLLSKKPRERGKINLSRILHNYEPGDRVCVKIDPSIHKGMPHKRYHGKIGIIKDRKGRSYVLEVGIGSGVKEIIARPEHFKPHKG from the coding sequence TTGAGAAAATCTAAGGGCTTACGCCAAGGTACGAGAAGACTCCTATCTAAAAAGCCCAGAGAAAGGGGAAAAATAAACCTGAGCAGGATCCTACATAATTATGAACCTGGCGACAGAGTTTGTGTGAAGATAGACCCAAGCATTCACAAGGGAATGCCTCATAAAAGATATCATGGAAAGATCGGTATTATAAAAGATAGAAAGGGAAGAAGCTATGTTCTTGAAGTAGGGATTGGCAGCGGAGTTAAAGAGATTATAGCCAGACCGGAGCACTTCAAACCACATAAAGGATGA
- a CDS encoding signal recognition particle protein Srp54, which translates to MSAAEGLRKSLSDSVRKVLRLPIVDEKAIKELIKDLQRALLQADVNANFVLELSSKVEERCLKEKLPVGISRREHVIKVLYEELTRFLGDKPVKVEITPEKAHTIMLVGIQGSGKTTSSVKLARFHKKRGLKPTIICADTFRPGAFDQVKQLADKVDIKVYGDKKEKNSKKLISNAFKILNKENFDLIIVDTAGRHKDEKELMKEMKMMSDFIKPDEVTLVVDGTIGQQAMSQAKAFNELTDVGSIIVTKLDGSAKGGGALSAAVTTGAKIKFIGTGEKIDDFEQFIPANFVGQLLGMGDLEGLLQRVKEAESEISGDKAKSILRGKFTLKDLYDQMESMRRMGPLKKIWSMMPGGQGVSDDMIDIAEEKLDSWKYILQSMRKDEMEEPKILNSSRIRRVARGSGKSEKEVKELINQYNAVKKMMKSFKRRGATNLKKMRMPF; encoded by the coding sequence TTGAGCGCTGCTGAAGGTCTTAGAAAGTCCTTAAGTGATTCTGTACGAAAAGTCTTAAGATTACCTATTGTTGATGAGAAGGCTATTAAGGAATTAATTAAGGATCTCCAAAGAGCTCTATTACAGGCCGATGTTAATGCAAATTTTGTGCTTGAGCTATCCAGTAAAGTAGAGGAAAGATGTCTGAAAGAGAAATTACCCGTCGGTATTTCACGCAGAGAACATGTCATTAAAGTTCTTTACGAAGAATTGACAAGATTTCTAGGAGATAAACCTGTAAAAGTAGAAATAACGCCTGAGAAAGCTCATACCATAATGCTTGTAGGAATACAAGGAAGTGGAAAAACCACAAGTAGTGTTAAACTAGCAAGATTTCATAAGAAAAGGGGCTTAAAACCTACAATTATATGTGCAGATACATTTAGACCAGGGGCATTCGACCAAGTTAAACAATTAGCCGATAAAGTTGACATAAAAGTATATGGAGATAAGAAAGAGAAGAATTCAAAAAAGTTAATCTCAAATGCATTTAAAATTCTCAACAAAGAAAATTTTGATCTTATTATTGTAGATACAGCAGGCAGGCATAAAGATGAAAAAGAGCTTATGAAAGAAATGAAGATGATGTCTGATTTCATAAAGCCTGATGAAGTTACTCTTGTAGTAGACGGGACTATTGGTCAACAAGCTATGAGTCAAGCAAAAGCATTTAATGAATTGACTGATGTTGGCTCAATTATCGTTACAAAACTCGATGGTTCTGCAAAAGGAGGAGGAGCCCTGTCAGCAGCAGTGACTACAGGTGCTAAAATTAAATTCATAGGCACTGGAGAGAAAATAGATGACTTTGAACAATTTATACCTGCCAATTTTGTAGGTCAATTACTTGGCATGGGAGATTTAGAAGGCCTACTTCAAAGGGTGAAAGAAGCAGAGAGTGAAATTTCAGGAGATAAAGCAAAAAGCATTCTCAGAGGCAAGTTCACATTAAAGGATTTATACGATCAAATGGAAAGTATGCGTCGTATGGGACCGCTTAAAAAGATATGGTCTATGATGCCTGGCGGGCAAGGTGTTTCTGATGACATGATAGATATTGCGGAAGAAAAACTCGATTCTTGGAAATACATTCTACAATCAATGAGAAAGGATGAAATGGAAGAGCCTAAAATTTTAAATTCATCTAGGATTAGAAGGGTGGCAAGAGGATCAGGTAAAAGCGAAAAAGAAGTGAAAGAATTAATAAATCAATATAATGCTGTAAAAAAGATGATGAAAAGTTTTAAAAGAAGGGGTGCAACCAATTTAAAGAAGATGCGTATGCCATTCTAA